acttttagccgatcgtgtgccggaaagtggcgacgcattaaatctatatatttggaaagccaggaaaattctccataagtcgatcatagttcaaaagtgtacacggttttcgggtacatagtaatatgcctcagaccaggccatgggactgttgtttttatagagctgcggtacagggaaacgtatcgtttataatttttctgaccgtgttccgggaggtggcgacgcatcaaacctatatatttggaacgccagaaaaattcttcataagtcgatcatagttaaaaagtgtacacggctttcaggtacatagtaatatgcctcagaccaagccaggggaccgtttttttgtagagctgcggtacaggcaaacgtatcgtccatactttttgccgatcgtgtgccggaaagtggcgactcattaaacctatatatttggaaagccagatattttctctataagctgatcatagttcaatagtgtacaaggcgttcggtggcatagttatatgcgtcagaccaggccaagggaccgtttttttgtagagccgcggtacaggcaaacgtgctatttataagttttccgaccgtgttccggaaggttgcgacacatcaaacctatatatttgtaaagctagaaaaattctccataagtcgttcttgttcaaatgtgttcacggctttcgggtacatagtaatatgcctcggaccaggccaagggaccgtttttttgtagagccgcggtacaggcaaacgtgctatttataatttttccgatcgtgtgccggaaagtggcgacgcattaaatctatatataaggaaagccaggaaaattctctatatgtcgatcatagttcaaaagtgtacacggttatcgggtacatagtaatatgcctcagaccaggccatgggactgttgtttttatagagctgtggtacagggaaacgtatcgtttttaatttttctgaccgtgttccgggaggtggcgacgaatcaaacctatatatttggaaagccagaaaaattctccataagtcgttcttgttcaaatgtgttcacggctttcgggtacatagtaatatgcctcagaccaggccagggtaccgtttttttgtagagcagttgtacaggaaaacgtattgtttatcatttttccgaccatgttctggaaggtggcgacgcatcaaacctatatatttgggaatCCAGGAAATTTCTCTATacgtcgatcatagttaaaaagtgtacacggctttcgggtacatagtaatatgcctcggaccaggccaggggaccgtttatttgtagatccgcggtacaggcaaacgtatcgtccatacttttagccgatcgtgtgccggaaagtggcgacgcattaaatctatatatttggaaagccaggaaaattctccataagtcgatcatagttcaaaagtgtacacggttttcgggtacatagtaatatgcctcagaccaggccatgggactgtcgtttttatagagctgcggtacagggaaacgtatcgtttataatttttctgaccgtgttccgggaggtggcgacgcatcaaacctatatatttggaacgccagaaaaattcttcataagtcgatcatagttaaaaagtgtacacggctttcaggtacatagtaatatgcctcagaccaagCCAGGGggccgtttttttgtagagctgcggtacaggcaaacgtatcgtccatactttttgccgatcgtgtgccggaaagtggcgactcattaaacctatatatttggaaagccagatattttctctataagctgatcatagttcaatagtgtacaaggcgttcggtggcatagttatatgcgtcagaccaggccaagggaccgtttttttgtagagccgcggtacaggcaaacgtgctatttataagttttccgaccgtgttccggaaggttgcgacacatcaaacctatatatttgtaaagctagaaaaattctccataagtcgttcttgttcaaatgtgttcacggctttcgggtacatagtaatatgcctcggaccaggccaagggaccgtttttttgtagagccgcggtacaggcaaacgtgctatttataatttttccgatcgtgtgccggaaagtggcgacgcattaaatctatatataaggaaagccaggaaaattctctatatgtcgatcatagttcaaaagtgtacacggttatcgggtacatagtaatatgcctcagaccaggccatgggactgttgtttttatagagctgtggtacagggaaacgtatcgtttataatttttctgaccgtgttccgggaggtggcgacgaatcaaacctatatatttggaaagccagaaaaattctccataagtcgttcttgttcaaatgtgttcacggctttcgggtacatagtaatatgcctcagaccaggccagggtaccgtttttttgtagagcagttgtacaggaaaacgtattgtttatcatttttccgaccatgttctggaaggtggcgacgcatcaaacctatatatttgggaatCCAGGAAATTTCTCTATacgtcgatcatagttaaaaagtgtacacggctttcaggtacatagtaatatgcctcggaccaggccaggggaccgtttatttgtagagccgcggtacaggcaaacgtatcgtccatacttttagccgatcgtgtgccggaaagtggcgacgcattaaatctatatatttggaaagccaggaaaattctccataagtcgatcatagttcaaaagtgtacacggttttcgggtacatagtaatatgcctcagaccaggccaagggactgttgtttttatagagctgcggtacagggaaacgtatcgtttataatttttctgaccgtgttccgggaggtggcgacgcatcaaacctatatatttggaacgccagaaaaattcttcataagtcgatcatagttaaaaagtgtacacggctttcaggtacatagtaatatgtctcagaccaggccaggggaccgtttttttgtagagccgcggtacaggcaaacgtatcgtccatactttttgcaaatcgtgtgccggaaagtggcgactcattaaacctatatatttggaaagccagatattttctctataagctgatcatagttcaatagtgtacaaggctttcggtggcatagtaatatgcgtcagaccaggccaagggaccgtttttttgtagagccgcggcacaggcaaacgtgctatttataatttttccgaccgtgttccggaaggtggcgacgcatcaaacctatatatttggaaagccagaaaaattctccataagtcgttcttgttcaaatgtgttcacggctttcgggtacatagtaatatgcctcggaccaggccagggtaccgtttttttgtagagcagttgtacaggaaaacgtattgtttatcatttttccgaccttgttctggaaggtggcgacgcatcaaacctatatatttgggaatCCAGGTAATTTCTCTATacgtcgatcatagttaaaaagtgtacacggctttcaggtacatagttatatgcctcggaccagcccaggggaccgttttttcgtagagccacggtacaggcaaacgtatcgtccatacttttagccgatcgtgtgccggaaagtggcaacgcattaaatctatatatttggaaatccaggaaaattctctatatgtcgatcatagttcaaaagtgtacacggctttcaggtacatagtaatatgcctcggaccaggccaggggaccaatttttttgtagagccgcggtacaggcaaacgtatcgtccatccttttatccgatcgtgtgccggaaagtggcgacgcattaaatctatataaaaggaaagccaggaaaattctctatatgtcgatcatagttcaaaagtgtacacggttatcgggtacatagtaatatgcctcagaccaggccatgggactgttgtttttatagagctgcgttacagggaaacgtatcgtttataatttttttgaccgtgttccgggaggtggcgacgcatcaaatctatatatttggaaagccaggaaaattcttcataagtcgatcatagttaaaaagtgtacacggtttttgggtacatagtaatatgcctcagaccaggccagggtaccgtttttttgtagatccgtggtacagggaaacgtatcgtttataaattttctgaccgtgttccgggaggtggcgacgcatcaaacctatatatttggaacgccagaaaaattcttcataagtcgatcatagctaaaaagtgtacacggttttcgggtacatagtaatatgcctcagaccaggccaggggaccgtttttttgtagagccgcggtacaggcaaacgtgccttttataatttttccgatcgtgttctggaaggtggcgacgcatcacacctatatatttggaaagccagaaaaattctccataagtcgttcttgttcaaatgtgttcacggctttcgggtacatagtaatatgcctcggaccaggccagtggaccgttttttttgtagagccgcggtacaggcaaacgtatcgtccatccttttagccgatcgtgtgccggaaagtggcgacgcattaaatttatatataaggaaagccaggaaaattctctatatgtcgatcatagttcaaaagtgtacacggttttcgggtacatagtaatatgcctcagaccaggccacggGACTgctgtttttatagagctgcggtacagggaaacgtatcgtttataatttttctgaccatgttccgggaggtggcgacgcatcaaacctatatatttggaacgccagaaaaattcttcataagtcgatcatagttaaaaagtgtacacggctttcaggtacatagttatatatctcagaccaggccagggtaccgtttttttgtagagccgtggtacaggaaaacgtattgtttatcatttttccgaccgtgttgtggaaggtggccacgcatcaaacctatatatttggaacgccagaaaaattctccataagtcgatcatagttaaaaagtgtacacggctttcgggtacatagtaatatgcctcagaccaggccaggggaccgtttttttgtagagccgcggtacaggcaaacgtgccttttataatttttccaaccgtgttccggaaggtggcaacgcatcaaacctatatatttgaaaagccagaaaaattctccataagtcgttcttgttcaaatgtgttcacggctttcgggtacatagtaatatgcctcggaccaggccaggggaccgttttttttgtagagccacgaaacaggcaaacgtatcgtccatccttttagccgatcgtgtgccggaaagtggcgacgcattaaatctatatataaggaaagccaggaaaattctctatatgtcgatcatagttcaaaagtgtacacggttattgggtacatagtaatatgcctcagacgaggccatgggactgttgtttttatagagctgcggtacagggaaacgtatcgtttataatttttctgaccgtgttccgggaggtggcgacgcatcaaacctatatatttggaaagccaggaaaattcttcataagtcgatcatagttaaaaagtgtacacggtttttaggtacatagtaatatgcctcagaccaggccagggtaccgtttttttgtagagcagttgtacaggaaaacgttttgtttatcatttttccgaccgtgttctggaaggtggcgaggcatcaaacctatatataaggaaagccaggaaaattctctatatgtcgatcatagttcaaaagtgtacacggttatcgggtacatagtaatatgcctcagaccaggccatgggactgttgtttttatagagctgcggtacaggcaaacgtatcgtccatacttttagccgatcgtgtgccggaaagtggcaacgcattaaatctatatatttggaaatccaggaaaattctctatatgtcgatcatagttcaaaagtgtacacggttttcgggtacatagtaatatgcctcagaccaggccacggGACTgctgtttttatagagctgaggtacagggaaacgtatcgtttattatttttctgaccgtgtttcggaaggtagcgacgcatcaaacctatatatttggaaagccagaaaaattctccataagtcgttcttgttcaaatgtgttcacggctttcgggtacatagtaatatgcctcggaccaggccaggggaccgtttttttgtagagccgcggtacaggcaaacgtatcgtccatacttttagccgatcgtgtgccggaaagtggcgacgcatcaaacctatatatttggaaagccagaaaaattctccataagtcgatcatggttaaaaagtgtacacggctttcgggtacatagtaatatgcctcagaccaggccaggggacggtttttttgtagagccgcggtacaggcaaacgtatcgtccatactttttgccgatcgtgttccgggaggtggcgacgcatcaaacctatatatttggaacgccagaaaaattctctatatgtcgatcatagttcaaaagtgtacacggttttcgggtaaatagtaatatgcctcagaccaggccacgggactgttgtttttatagagctgcggtacagggaaacgtatcgtttatattttttctgacCGTATTCCGGAAGgtggtgacgcattaaacctatatatttggaaagccagaaaaattctccatatgtcgttcttgttcaaatgtgttcacggcttccgggtacatagtaatatgcctcggaccaggccaggggaccgtttttttgtagagccgtggtacaggcaaacgtatcgaccatacttttagccgatcgtgtgctggaatgtggcgacgcattaaatctatatatttggaaagccaggaaaattctctatatgtcgatcatagttcaaaagtgtacacggttttcgggtacatagtaatatgcctcagaccaggccagggtaccgtttttttgtagagccgtggtacaggaaaacgtattgtatatcatttttccgaccgtgttctggaaggtggcgacgcatcaaacctatatatttggaaatccaggaaaattctctatatgtcgatcatagttcaaaagtgtacacggttttcgggtacatagtaatatgcctcagaccaggccacgggactgttgtttttatagagctgcggtacagggaaacgtatcgtttataatttttctgaccgtgttccgggaggtggcgacgcatcaaacctatatatttggaacgccagaaaaataaatgttcttcAAAGTCAAGTTGTCGAATTTGTCAGAAACGACATCATACTTTATTACACTTGACAACGTCAACTTCAAAACCCACTCAAATTTCGGATCAAGCAAATATTAACGTCGGGGATAAATCTACTCCTGCGTCTACCAGTCAAGTGCAATTTTCTGGAACTTCACGAACGAACTCTATGGTAGTACTTGGGACAGCAGTTGTCCGTGTTAAGGACAGTTGTGGTGTTTTACATTCTGTAAGAGTTCTTTTGGACAGTGGTTCACAAATTTCAGCCATCACCAGTAGTTGTGTGTCGCGCATAGGTCTCACCAAGCACAAGTGTTATACCGAAATTGTTGGTCTTGCACAAAATCCTGTTGCAAAAATAAAAGGCGTGACCAATTGTCAATTTATTCCACATCATAGTACAAAGAATATTTTTCACTGTAGTGatctttttattttaccttCAATAACCGACGTCATGCCGACACTACATTTACCACCATGCATTCgaaaaaattatgaacatttattgcTTGCTGATCCAAACTTTGACGTCCCAGCGCCGATAGATATTTTACTTGGTGGTGacatttttccaaatattgttCGTCCACGCGCCGATATCATTCATTTTTCTTGCTATCCATCGGCGTTTGATACCCTCCTCGGCTGGGTGGTGTGTGGTGCTATTTCACATTCCAAACCTTCGCCAGCTGTTTCACTAACTGCCACCTTGACTCCATCAGTTGATAAGTTACTACGCAGATTTTGGTCTGTTGAAGAGCCCGCTGTGCCAGTGTCACCCACCACCGAGGATCAGCTGTGCGAACAAATGTTTGTGACGACCACCTACCGTGCACCGTGTGGTCGGTTTTGTGTTGCTCTTTCGTTTCGCCCTAATGCCGCCGAGCTCGGAGAGTCTAGAGCTGTGGCCCTTAAACGTTTTTATAATCTAGAACGTAAACTGATGAAGGAACCTCAACTATCAAAGCGGAAGGTACTATCCGTTATCGCTCGATTATTTGATCCAATCGGTGCCTTGGGCCCAATGATTATGTGGGCAAAGGGGTTCATGCAGAAGCTTTGGCAGGACCAACTCGACTGGGACACTCCACTACCCGAGAATCTAAGCACGGCTTGGAACCAGTTTCTGACGGAGTTACCAACCATACATCAAGTCTTTCTGCCTCGTTATGTCAATGTTCAGTCCTACTCTGATATCCAGCTTCTCGGATTTGCAGACGCATCATTGAAGGGCTACGCCGCTACTATTTATCTACGTGTTGTCCACACCTCTGGAAATGTGTCCGTTCATTTTGTGTCTTGCAAGACAAAGGTCGCTCCAATTAAAACTTATCAGCTAGATGAATCATTATCCATACCTCGTTTAGAACTATGTGCTGCGCTGTTATTGGCCCAATCACTGTTTCACATCCAAGAAGTTCTATCAACATCAATCAAGATCTCTCAAGTACGTGCGTGGACGGATTCAACAATTGTCCTTTCGTGGTTGACGtctgaacaaaaatattttaagatattcgTCACACATCGCGTTGTAAAGATTCATGCACTGGTTCCTAAGTGTCACTGGGGTCACGTTCGTACACATGAAAACCCTGCCGACCCGGCGTCACGAGGACTTCTGCCCGCAACCATGGCATCGTCGTCACTACATTGGAACGGACCAGAATTTTTAACACGTGCTGAAGAATACTGGCCGACGTCGACATTCACTCCAATGCCCCTAGATGATTTGCCTGAGACCAAAGCCGATACCACGATCGTTCTACAAGTCACTAAAATTCATCCGTTTATTGAGCCTTTTCACCGGTTTTCATCTTTGATTAAAATGCAACGATTTTTGGCTTATTGTCTCCGCTTTAGTTCTCGATCTAGACACCGATCTGTATTAGCTGGACCGCTCACTAGAGCAGAGTTGAACAACGTCTTAATCATTGCCATTAAGGAGACGCAAAGGGTATATTTTTCTGACTTGTGGAAGCAGCTGACTACATCGCAGATGATAACTCCCGCTTCGCTAGCTCAACTTGCCCCATTTGTTGATAATGACGGACTTATTCGTGTTGGAGGTCGTCTTCGATATTCAGCGTTAACCGAAGATGCAAAACATCCAATTCTTTTGCCACACTCTGCTCATGTCACTAAATTACTGATACGTCATTATCATTTGAGTTTTCTTCATGGTGGACCTAAATTAGTCCTATCCATGATGTCACATAAATTCTGGATTATCTCTGGCCGAGATGCCATACGACGATTTATATTTTCCTGCGTCACGTGTAGCCGTCACAAGGCAGATCACCCTCGACCGTTTATGGCAGATCTCCCATCAAGCCGTGTTCAACCACATCGCCCTTTCCTACATGTGGGTATGGATTACGGAGGGCCCTTCGTGATAAAGGATTCTCGCCGTCGTAACGCACGCACTTCGAAAGCATATCTCGCTCTATTCATCTGTATGACAGTAAAGGCGGTCCATTTGGAAATTGTTTCTGACTTGACAACAGACGCTTTTCTCGCTGCATTAGACCGCTTCGTGGCTCGTCGTGGAATTCCGGCACATTTGTACTCTGACTGTGGGACGAACTACGTTGGGGCTGCTCGGCAAATTAAGTCCATATTTAGGGATACCATTGTACAAGAGAAAATGATTTCTCACCTCCCATGCACTTGGCACTTCAATCCACCAGCTGCGCCGCACTTCGGGGGGCTGTGGGAAGCTGCAATCAAGAGTTCAAAATATCCCATGAAGCATGTCATTGGTACGCAAATTCTAACATTTGAGGAAATGTTAACATTGGTCACCCGCATCGAAGGAATAATAAATTCACGCCCACTTACACCGGTTTCATCAGATCCAAATGATCTCGTTCCGTTAACGCCCGGCCATTTTTTGATCGGGCAACCATTGCACGCTCTTCCAGAACTCGACGTTTCACAGGTTCCCCTCAACCGACTAAATAGATGGCAGTTGATCCGTCAGTGTCACCAATCTTTTTGGAAAAGATGGGCGAAGGAATATTTGACCACCTTGCAAGGCCGCCAGAAGTGGTTCCACAAAGAATTGAACCTAGCCGTTGGGGACATGGTAATTGTTGAAGCCCCGAGTCGGCCCCCTTCCGAGTGGCGTTTAGGGCGTGTGACGGAAGTACATCCTGGCAAGGACGAAACAGTTCGGGTCGTTACCGTGCGTACTCAAGATGGTACTTACAAAAGACCAGTTGTCAAACTGGTTAGATTGCCGGTAGATCCATAAGTTCCTTGTCTTTCCACAAAATTTTCCtccataaatgtaattttagttttaagttaatttaagttTGGACGCTCTCTCGTCAAGGATCCAGGGATGTTTTGGAAGCCTGCGTCTTCCAACGTGGGGAGGATGTTCGGTGCGTATGCCAGTTTGAACTTTACCCTAACGTTATCGTCGCGGATAATGTCCAACGCGCGACCGTTCCGTTATCGTAGGTTAGTAACCTAACCGCCGGCGGTCTCTTCCCGCCGCATGCTTGTCCGACGCAGTCGTCGCAGTCGCAGTCGCAGTCGCTGTCGCAAGTCGCCGTAGCCGTCTTGACAAAAAATATCGCTCGTTTTGTCATCTGTGTGTCCGGTGTATCGTGTATGTGCGAACCGGTGCGCCGTCGCCGTCAATATCCGTTGTGTGATTCTGTGCCCGTCCGAGCCGTTTTGCTCACCAGCATAGTGCTCGCGTTCGTTGTCAATCGTTACAACAGCGTTGAGCACTTCGCTAAACCGTTCAGCTTCGTTAAGCTTCGCTCAGCCGCCCGTAGCCCCTCGCGCCACGTGGTTGGTCGTTCCGACTGGTACGTGTACCTACTCAGTCGTTTGAACACCTCGTACTTTCCCGCGTCACGCCCTCGCCGTGACCGCGTATCATTTTTGGATAGAGGATATTTGTCAAATCACGGCGTATCCATTTCGTCCTCGCTTCAGTTTTGttttaaagtcaaaatattCGCACGCGCTTCGGCGCCCGCACGCGTAGTGTTGTAACCGCCGTTGTTACCCGCACGCGTAGTGTCGTAACTCGTAATCGCTGTTGTTACCCGCACACGCAGTCATTATTGGCCGTCGTCCGACGACAGCCTACGCACGCACGCGTCGACCACCGAACGCGGATCAGCTGTTCACCACCGATGCCGATTGTCCAGCTACTCCGTATCAGGTCGTACCGTCTACGCAATCACATTTTATTATCATctaccttttattattattattattattattattgttaacgcTCGTAATATTTTGTCACTCgactattgaattattatttttataagtttattatttgtcattttttgtCCCTTTGTATTGGCGATCGCTTGTGGTCGGCCCCCACCTactactaacataatattaagcgTAATTTTCGCTGTAGCAACGGttaatatacatcatatttaattgataatttttatacagaaattcaacgacattattattatttctcactTTCATTTTCCGTCACCCATTCTCAATTTTCCTATTTACAGTCCACTACTATCGCACGACAATTGCCATACGCACACATAATTCGTGAGCGGGCAATACCTGACAGTCACATATACGCCGTCGAACTGCGCGGCTGCTTTAACTCAGGTTGCCTCCacacacctatatatttggaacgccagaaaaattcttcataagtcgatcatagctaaaaagtgtacacggctttcgggtacatagtaatatgcctcagaccaggccaggggaccgtttttttgtagagccgcggtacaggcaaacgtgccttttataatttttccgaccgtgttccggaaggtggcgacgcatcaaacctatatatttggaaagccagaaaaattctccataagtcgttcttgttcagATGTGTTAAAGGCTTTAGGGtgcatagttatatgcctcggaGCAGgctaggggaccgtttttttgtagagccgcggtacaggcaaacgtatcgtccatacttttagccgatcgtgtgccggaaagtggcgacgcattaaatctatatatatggaaagccaggaaaattctccataattcgatcatagttcaaaagtgtacacggttttcaggtacatagtaatatgcctcagaccaggccatgggactgttgtttttatagagctgcggtacagggaaacgtatcgtttataatttttctgaccgtgttccgggaggtggcgacgcatcaaacctatatatttggaacgccagaaaaattcttcataagtcgatcatagttaaatagtgtacacggctttcaggtacatagtaatatgcctcggaccaggccaggggaccgttttttttgtagagccgcggtacaagaaacgtatcgtccatactttttgccgatcgtgtgccggaaagtggcgactcattaaacctatatatttggaaagccagatattttctctataagccgatcatagttcaatagtgtacaaggctttcggtggcatagtaatatgcctcagaccaggccatgggactgttgtttttatagagctgcggtacagggaaacgtatcgtttataatttttctgaccgtgttccgggaggtggcgacgcattaggccATTTATTCGgagagccagaaaaattctccataagtcgatcataattaaaaagtgtacacggctttcgggtacatagtaatatgcctcagaccaggccaggggaccgttttttgtagagccgcagtacaggcaaacgtattgtttatcatttttccgaccgagttctggaaggtggcgacgcatcaaacctatatatttggaactccagaaaaattcttcataagtcgatcatagttaaaaagtgtacacggctttcgggtacatagtaatatgcctcagaccaggccaggggaccgtttttttgtagagccgcggtacaggcaaacgtgccttttataatttttccgaccgtgttccggaaggtag
This genomic window from Metopolophium dirhodum isolate CAU chromosome 1, ASM1992520v1, whole genome shotgun sequence contains:
- the LOC132936980 gene encoding uncharacterized protein LOC132936980 — its product is MVVLGTAVVRVKDSCGVLHSVRVLLDSGSQISAITSSCVSRIGLTKHKCYTEIVGLAQNPVAKIKGVTNCQFIPHHSTKNIFHCSDLFILPSITDVMPTLHLPPCIRKNYEHLLLADPNFDVPAPIDILLGGDIFPNIVRPRADIIHFSCYPSAFDTLLGWVVCGAISHSKPSPAVSLTATLTPSVDKLLRRFWSVEEPAVPVSPTTEDQLCEQMFVTTTYRAPCGRFCVALSFRPNAAELGESRAVALKRFYNLERKLMKEPQLSKRKVLSVIARLFDPIGALGPMIMWAKGFMQKLWQDQLDWDTPLPENLSTAWNQFLTELPTIHQVFLPRYVNVQSYSDIQLLGFADASLKGYAATIYLRVVHTSGNVSVHFVSCKTKVAPIKTYQLDESLSIPRLELCAALLLAQSLFHIQEVLSTSIKISQVRAWTDSTIVLSWLTSEQKYFKIFVTHRVVKIHALVPKCHWGHVRTHENPADPASRGLLPATMASSSLHWNGPEFLTRAEEYWPTSTFTPMPLDDLPETKADTTIVLQVTKIHPFIEPFHRFSSLIKMQRFLAYCLRFSSRSRHRSVLAGPLTRAELNNVLIIAIKETQRVYFSDLWKQLTTSQMITPASLAQLAPFVDNDGLIRVGGRLRYSALTEDAKHPILLPHSAHVTKLLIRHYHLSFLHGGPKLVLSMMSHKFWIISGRDAIRRFIFSCVTCSRHKADHPRPFMADLPSSRVQPHRPFLHVGMDYGGPFVIKDSRRRNARTSKAYLALFICMTVKAVHLEIVSDLTTDAFLAALDRFVARRGIPAHLYSDCGTNYVGAARQIKSIFRDTIVQEKMISHLPCTWHFNPPAAPHFGGLWEAAIKSSKYPMKHVIGTQILTFEEMLTLVTRIEGIINSRPLTPVSSDPNDLVPLTPGHFLIGQPLHALPELDVSQVPLNRLNRWQLIRQCHQSFWKRWAKEYLTTLQGRQKWFHKELNLAVGDMVIVEAPSRPPSEWRLGRVTEVHPGKDETVRVVTVRTQDGTYKRPVVKLVRLPVDP